The following proteins are co-located in the Eubalaena glacialis isolate mEubGla1 chromosome 14, mEubGla1.1.hap2.+ XY, whole genome shotgun sequence genome:
- the LOC133074688 gene encoding E3 ubiquitin-protein ligase RNF113A-like, giving the protein MDYEETGFCGFGDSCKFLQDRSGYKHGGQIEREFDEGRYGVYEDENYEVGSDEEEIPLKCFICRQTFQNPVVTKGRHYFCESCALQHFHTTRRCYVCDQQTNGVFNPAKELIAKLEKHRPAEERGASDFPEDPHEGPIPIT; this is encoded by the coding sequence ATGGACTACGAGGAGACTGGCTTTTGCGGCTTCGGAGACAGCTGCAAATTCCTCCAGGACCGTTCAGGTTACAAGCATGGGGGGCAGATCGAACGTGAGTTTGATGAGGGTCGCTATGGTGTCTATGAGGACGAAAACTATGAAGTGGGAAGCGATGAAGAGGAAATACCACTCAAGTGTTTCATCTGTCGCCAGACCTTCCAAAACCCAGTTGTCACCAAGGGCAGGCATTACTTCTGCGAGAGCTGTGCGCTGCAGCATTTCCACACCACCCGGCGCTGCTATGTCTGTGACCAGCAGACCAATGGCGTCTTCAATCCAGCGAAAGAATTGATTGCTAAACTGGAGAAGCATAGACCTGCAGAAGAGCGTGGTGCCTCCGATTTCCCAGAAGACCCCCATGAGGGTCCAATTCCCATTACTTAA